One window from the genome of Mumia sp. ZJ1417 encodes:
- a CDS encoding HGxxPAAW family protein: protein MHGSSPAAWTAVVICLIGFTVGGVALLMGPNWVLFWVGVALTLGSAVVAKVMSAAGLGVKAH, encoded by the coding sequence ATGCATGGTTCTTCCCCCGCAGCCTGGACCGCGGTCGTCATCTGCCTGATCGGATTCACGGTCGGCGGAGTGGCGCTGCTGATGGGGCCGAACTGGGTGCTCTTCTGGGTCGGCGTCGCCCTGACCCTCGGCTCCGCAGTCGTCGCCAAGGTGATGTCCGCGGCGGGTCTGGGCGTCAAGGCGCACTGA
- the trpC gene encoding indole-3-glycerol phosphate synthase TrpC: protein MSVLDDILEGVLEDLGDRMAAVPLDDLKERASRQDLALDPMPAFRADGVSVIAEVKRASPSKGSLADIKDPAALAVDYAEGGAAAISVLTERRRFSGSLDDLKAVRAQVDCPVLRKDFITTSYQLWEARAAGADMALLIVAALDQPALESLIERARSIGLTPLVEVHDEEEVERAVAAGADLVGVNARNLKTLEVDRTTFSRLSPLIPDSVVKVAESGVRDTKDVIEYARAGAQVVLVGETLVTGGNPRSTVADLVAAGSHPALQHRW from the coding sequence ATGTCCGTACTCGACGACATCCTCGAAGGAGTGCTCGAGGACCTCGGGGACCGCATGGCCGCGGTCCCGCTCGACGATCTCAAGGAGCGTGCGAGCCGTCAGGACCTCGCGCTCGACCCCATGCCGGCGTTCCGCGCCGACGGGGTCTCGGTCATCGCAGAGGTCAAACGAGCCAGTCCGTCCAAGGGTTCCCTCGCCGACATCAAGGATCCGGCAGCCCTGGCTGTGGACTACGCCGAGGGCGGCGCGGCCGCGATCTCGGTGCTGACCGAGCGCCGGCGCTTCTCCGGCAGCCTGGACGATCTGAAGGCGGTCCGGGCTCAGGTGGACTGCCCGGTCCTGCGCAAGGACTTCATCACGACCTCCTACCAGCTCTGGGAGGCCCGTGCGGCGGGCGCCGACATGGCGCTGCTGATCGTCGCCGCACTTGACCAGCCGGCGCTGGAGTCGCTGATCGAGCGTGCGCGCTCGATCGGCCTGACCCCGCTGGTGGAGGTGCACGACGAGGAGGAGGTCGAGCGCGCGGTCGCGGCCGGCGCCGACCTCGTGGGTGTCAACGCCCGCAACCTCAAGACGCTCGAGGTGGACCGCACCACGTTCTCCCGGCTCTCTCCGCTGATCCCTGACTCGGTCGTGAAGGTCGCCGAGTCGGGAGTGCGTGACACCAAGGACGTCATCGAGTACGCCCGGGCGGGCGCACAGGTCGTCCTGGTCGGAGAGACGCTGGTGACGGGCGGCAACCCGCGCTCGACCGTCGCCGACCTGGTTGCGGCCGGGTCGCACCCCGCTCTGCAGCACCGATGGTGA
- the priA gene encoding bifunctional 1-(5-phosphoribosyl)-5-((5-phosphoribosylamino)methylideneamino)imidazole-4-carboxamide isomerase/phosphoribosylanthranilate isomerase PriA has protein sequence MTTLELLPAVDVIEGQAVQLVQGVAGSEKTFGDAVSAALRWQDGGSEWLHLVDLDAAFGRGSNAELLAQIVAAVDMKVEMSGGIRDDASLDRAMATGCRRVNIGTAALENPDWCAKAIATYGDRVAVGLDVRGRTLAARGWTREGGDLYEVLARLDAEGCARYVVTDVNKDGMLQGPNLQLLRDVCAATDRPVVASGGVTTLDDLRAIAGLVDEGVEGAIIGTALYAGNFTLPDALAAVAQIGEGTEGAAS, from the coding sequence GTGACCACGCTCGAGCTCCTCCCCGCCGTCGACGTCATTGAAGGACAGGCCGTCCAGCTCGTCCAGGGGGTGGCCGGCTCTGAGAAAACGTTCGGCGACGCTGTCTCGGCGGCGCTGCGCTGGCAGGACGGCGGCTCGGAGTGGCTGCATCTGGTCGACCTCGACGCCGCCTTCGGGCGCGGCTCCAACGCCGAGCTCCTCGCGCAGATCGTGGCCGCCGTCGACATGAAGGTCGAGATGTCCGGCGGCATCCGCGACGACGCCTCGCTCGACCGGGCGATGGCGACGGGCTGTCGTCGCGTCAACATCGGCACGGCCGCGCTCGAGAACCCGGACTGGTGCGCCAAGGCGATCGCCACGTACGGCGACCGGGTGGCGGTCGGCCTCGACGTCCGCGGCCGTACGCTCGCCGCGCGCGGCTGGACCCGCGAGGGTGGTGACCTGTACGAGGTGCTGGCCCGTCTCGACGCCGAGGGCTGTGCGCGCTACGTCGTCACGGACGTCAACAAGGACGGCATGCTCCAGGGCCCCAACCTCCAGCTCCTCCGCGACGTGTGCGCGGCGACAGACCGACCTGTGGTCGCCTCGGGCGGCGTGACCACGCTCGACGACCTGCGGGCGATCGCCGGCCTCGTCGACGAGGGCGTCGAGGGCGCGATCATCGGCACCGCTCTGTACGCCGGCAACTTCACGCTCCCCGACGCCCTCGCGGCGGTCGCGCAGATCGGCGAGGGCACCGAGGGCGCAGCCTCGTGA
- a CDS encoding DUF2752 domain-containing protein has product MTTTATAARPVSRWRALRTPLLVGGGGLAAAALLHFRDPNVSGSYGYCPFALLTGLDCPGCGGLRAAHALTDLDIATAASSNILAVALAVALVMAWVVWLPRRLRDPRARMIVLTSRVGVAVLGVALAFTLLRNTPWGAWFAS; this is encoded by the coding sequence GTGACCACGACCGCGACCGCAGCCCGCCCCGTCTCGCGGTGGCGGGCATTGCGGACGCCGCTGCTCGTCGGGGGCGGCGGCCTCGCGGCGGCCGCGCTGCTGCACTTCCGTGACCCGAACGTCTCCGGGAGCTACGGCTACTGCCCGTTCGCGCTGCTCACCGGGCTCGACTGCCCAGGGTGCGGCGGACTGCGTGCCGCGCACGCGCTGACGGACCTCGATATCGCCACAGCCGCGTCGAGCAACATCCTCGCGGTGGCACTCGCTGTCGCGCTCGTGATGGCCTGGGTGGTGTGGCTCCCTCGGCGGTTGCGAGACCCGCGGGCGCGGATGATCGTCCTGACGTCGCGCGTCGGCGTCGCCGTGCTCGGCGTCGCCCTCGCGTTCACGCTCCTGCGCAACACCCCGTGGGGCGCCTGGTTCGCGTCCTAG
- the hisF gene encoding imidazole glycerol phosphate synthase subunit HisF, producing the protein MSLAVRVIPCLDVDAGRVVKGVNFVDLRDAGDPVEMARVYDAEGADELTFLDITASSDARATTFDVVAQTAEEVFIPLTVGGGIRTVDDVDRLLRAGADKIGVNTAALQRPELIAEIAARFGNQVLVLSVDARRAADQPSGFEVTTHGGRTSAGRDAIAWVRTATELGIGEVLLNSMDADGTRDGFDLEMISAARAVTHVPLIASGGAGTPAHFCEAVDAGADALLAASVFHFGVLTIGQVKDALRAAGHVVR; encoded by the coding sequence GTGAGCCTGGCCGTCCGCGTCATCCCGTGCCTCGACGTCGACGCCGGGCGCGTCGTCAAGGGTGTCAACTTCGTCGACCTGCGTGACGCGGGGGACCCCGTCGAGATGGCACGTGTGTACGACGCCGAGGGTGCCGACGAGCTGACCTTCCTCGACATCACCGCCTCCTCCGACGCGCGCGCGACCACGTTCGACGTCGTCGCGCAGACGGCCGAGGAGGTGTTCATCCCGCTCACGGTCGGCGGCGGCATCCGTACCGTCGACGACGTCGACCGCCTCCTGCGCGCCGGCGCCGACAAGATCGGCGTCAACACGGCGGCCCTCCAGCGGCCCGAGCTCATCGCCGAGATCGCGGCGCGCTTCGGCAACCAGGTGCTCGTCCTGTCCGTCGACGCCCGCCGCGCCGCGGACCAGCCCTCCGGCTTCGAGGTCACCACCCACGGCGGCCGTACGTCGGCTGGGCGTGACGCGATCGCCTGGGTCCGGACGGCCACGGAGCTCGGCATCGGCGAGGTGCTGCTCAACTCGATGGACGCCGACGGGACGCGCGACGGATTCGACCTCGAGATGATCAGCGCCGCGCGCGCCGTCACCCACGTCCCGCTCATCGCCAGCGGGGGAGCAGGCACACCCGCGCACTTCTGCGAGGCGGTCGACGCCGGTGCTGACGCGCTGCTCGCGGCGAGCGTCTTCCACTTCGGCGTCCTCACCATCGGTCAGGTCAAGGACGCACTGCGCGCCGCCGGGCACGTCGTACGGTGA
- a CDS encoding ABC transporter ATP-binding protein, producing the protein MSTRVTTTSSAVGGAETPRVRGLGVLRRGFALTPSLATGLPLTLLLAALSTVGGAVVPVVVQVAIDRGLAVEGGPDEGLVVRWSMVAAGIVLLTAVCAWAMKIRLFVASERGLTDLRVKAFRHVHDLSVLTQDRERRGALVSRVTSDIDQVSLFLQFNGIMIVTSLGQVAVATVIMAFYSWQLTIVVWICFVPLVVTLVALQGRMARAYDHARATVGTMLAVIAEPVVGASVVRAYGVERRTQRRIDEAIDVNLRANIRAQRLVAGTFASAGVAGGLANAAVIVVGVMLGVAGDLTLGGVIAFAFLVSLFVGPVQTATQVITEAQNAISSWRRVIEILDTPADVRDPGEGVALPAGALEIGFDHVRFAYPGGPDVLHDVDVTIPARQRVAVVGETGSGKSTFAKLLTRLSDPTAGTVTLDDVDLRTIGFATLRSRVVMVPQEGFLFDATLAENLRYGDLDASRERMRHAFTELGIDDWFASLPDGLDTEVGQRGESLSAGERQLVALVRAYLADPDLLVLDEATSAVDPQTEMRASRALERLLAGRTSVVVAHRLSTAEAADRVLVFDAGILVEDGPHAALVAQDGVYARLHASWVAQAHLGIEAAPSGEGIDDAEPGTAWENGTRD; encoded by the coding sequence GTGAGCACCCGGGTGACCACGACCAGCAGCGCCGTGGGCGGAGCCGAGACCCCGCGCGTGCGTGGCCTCGGCGTGCTCCGTCGTGGGTTCGCGCTGACGCCTTCCCTCGCCACGGGGCTCCCTCTGACCTTGCTGCTCGCGGCGCTGAGCACGGTCGGCGGTGCCGTCGTCCCGGTCGTCGTCCAGGTCGCGATCGACCGTGGGCTCGCCGTCGAAGGCGGACCCGACGAGGGCCTGGTGGTGCGCTGGAGCATGGTGGCCGCCGGCATCGTGCTGCTCACCGCGGTGTGCGCGTGGGCGATGAAGATCCGCCTGTTCGTCGCCAGCGAGCGCGGCCTGACCGACCTGCGCGTCAAGGCGTTCCGCCACGTCCACGACCTCTCCGTGCTCACCCAGGACCGCGAGCGCCGTGGCGCCCTCGTGTCGCGGGTGACCTCCGACATCGACCAGGTCTCGCTGTTCCTCCAGTTCAACGGGATCATGATCGTCACCAGTCTCGGTCAGGTGGCGGTCGCGACCGTCATCATGGCGTTCTACAGCTGGCAGCTGACGATCGTGGTGTGGATCTGCTTCGTCCCGCTCGTCGTCACGCTCGTGGCGCTTCAGGGCCGGATGGCACGGGCGTACGACCATGCCCGCGCGACCGTCGGCACGATGCTGGCGGTCATCGCCGAGCCCGTGGTGGGTGCCTCGGTGGTTCGTGCGTACGGGGTGGAGCGCCGCACGCAGCGCCGGATCGACGAGGCGATCGACGTCAACCTGCGAGCCAACATCCGCGCCCAGCGTCTCGTCGCGGGGACCTTCGCCTCTGCGGGCGTCGCGGGCGGTCTGGCCAACGCGGCCGTGATCGTCGTCGGCGTCATGCTCGGAGTCGCCGGCGACCTCACGCTCGGCGGGGTCATCGCGTTCGCGTTCCTCGTGTCGCTGTTCGTCGGCCCCGTGCAGACGGCGACCCAGGTGATCACCGAGGCCCAGAACGCGATCTCCTCGTGGCGGCGGGTGATCGAGATCCTCGACACCCCGGCTGACGTGCGCGACCCCGGCGAGGGTGTCGCGCTGCCGGCTGGAGCGCTCGAGATCGGGTTCGACCACGTCCGCTTCGCCTATCCCGGTGGGCCGGACGTGCTCCACGACGTCGACGTCACGATCCCGGCGCGTCAGCGCGTCGCCGTCGTCGGCGAGACCGGCTCGGGCAAGAGCACCTTCGCCAAGCTCCTGACCCGCCTGTCCGACCCGACGGCGGGCACGGTCACGCTGGACGACGTCGACCTGCGGACGATCGGCTTCGCCACGCTGCGCTCACGTGTCGTGATGGTGCCCCAGGAGGGCTTCCTGTTCGACGCGACGCTCGCCGAGAACCTGCGCTACGGCGATCTCGACGCCTCGCGAGAGCGGATGCGCCACGCCTTCACCGAGCTCGGCATCGACGACTGGTTCGCGTCGCTGCCCGACGGGCTCGACACCGAGGTCGGACAGCGAGGCGAGTCGCTGTCGGCGGGGGAGCGGCAGCTCGTCGCGCTCGTACGCGCCTACCTCGCCGACCCCGACCTGCTGGTCCTGGACGAGGCCACGAGCGCCGTCGACCCCCAGACCGAGATGCGGGCCTCGCGGGCGCTGGAGCGGCTCCTCGCCGGTCGTACCTCCGTCGTCGTCGCCCACCGGCTCTCCACGGCCGAGGCCGCCGACCGCGTTCTGGTCTTCGACGCGGGCATCCTCGTCGAGGACGGGCCGCACGCCGCGCTCGTGGCGCAGGACGGCGTCTACGCCCGGCTGCACGCCTCCTGGGTCGCGCAGGCCCACCTTGGCATCGAGGCCGCGCCTTCCGGCGAGGGCATCGACGACGCCGAGCCTGGAACGGCCTGGGAGAATGGGACGCGTGACTGA
- a CDS encoding RDD family protein gives MSSDQPPYPQQPPQGPYGPPPQGPYGQQPPQFGQYGGGGYAPVPEYVPPSPYASWWARVAAVLIDGLIASLLTVVPVIVGVIVLAGATETTNTSLDETRSEITNGGQFALGLGLILLGVLIGLVFQIWNQGIRQGQGGQSLGKQLLGIKVIEMRTGEPQGAAKGVLRYVLYAVLANACFLDVLWPLWDAKKQTWHDMIVSSVVVKA, from the coding sequence GTGTCCTCCGACCAGCCTCCGTACCCCCAACAGCCCCCGCAGGGTCCCTACGGGCCGCCGCCGCAGGGGCCGTACGGCCAACAGCCGCCGCAGTTCGGCCAGTACGGGGGCGGCGGTTACGCCCCGGTCCCGGAGTACGTGCCGCCGTCGCCGTACGCGAGCTGGTGGGCACGCGTCGCCGCCGTCCTCATCGACGGCCTGATCGCCTCGCTGTTGACCGTGGTGCCTGTCATCGTCGGCGTGATCGTCCTCGCAGGGGCGACGGAGACCACGAACACCTCGCTCGACGAGACGAGGAGCGAGATCACCAATGGCGGCCAGTTCGCCCTCGGGCTCGGTCTCATCCTGCTCGGCGTGCTGATCGGCCTCGTCTTCCAGATCTGGAACCAAGGTATCCGTCAGGGGCAGGGCGGTCAGAGCCTCGGCAAGCAGCTGCTCGGCATCAAGGTGATCGAGATGCGCACGGGGGAGCCGCAGGGCGCGGCCAAGGGCGTGCTCCGCTACGTCCTGTACGCCGTCCTCGCGAACGCGTGCTTCCTCGACGTACTGTGGCCGTTGTGGGACGCCAAGAAGCAGACGTGGCACGACATGATCGTGTCGTCCGTCGTCGTGAAGGCGTGA
- a CDS encoding DUF4190 domain-containing protein yields MSYPPPGGPTPPGNEPPSYNPPPGGGYGGPPPGYNPPPGGDPYGVPPQTSNKAIWALVTGLLGLLCCGVIGIAGIILGNQAKAEIEASQGRLTGTGMAKAGFILGIVSIVLTVLGVLLYVGLFATGAIDAESGTY; encoded by the coding sequence ATGAGCTATCCCCCTCCGGGCGGCCCGACGCCCCCGGGCAACGAGCCCCCGAGCTACAACCCGCCCCCGGGCGGTGGGTACGGCGGACCTCCCCCGGGCTACAACCCGCCCCCGGGAGGTGACCCGTACGGCGTGCCGCCGCAGACCTCCAACAAGGCGATCTGGGCGCTCGTCACCGGCCTCCTCGGCCTGCTGTGCTGCGGTGTGATCGGCATCGCCGGCATCATCCTCGGCAACCAGGCGAAGGCAGAGATCGAAGCCTCGCAGGGTCGCCTCACCGGCACCGGCATGGCCAAGGCGGGGTTCATCCTCGGCATCGTCTCGATCGTGCTGACCGTCCTTGGCGTCCTCCTCTACGTCGGCCTCTTCGCGACCGGAGCGATCGACGCCGAGTCCGGCACGTACTGA
- a CDS encoding Trp biosynthesis-associated membrane protein, protein MSARGYGSTVLLGVVGGAAAFFTASQPWSRVTVETEGLARDVVSVNGNEALPVVGGLALVALAGIVAVLASRGRVRTAVGVVVTLASLAAAVAVALGGDAVHDALVTSLAESPAMAGDAALQSRLADEASTTAWRWACLVSLLVSAAAGAAVVRWGRAWPSMGSRYESVGQQRAETVDDDPWKALDRGEDPTV, encoded by the coding sequence GTGAGCGCTCGCGGCTACGGTTCGACCGTCCTTCTCGGCGTCGTGGGCGGTGCTGCCGCGTTCTTCACGGCCTCGCAGCCGTGGTCGCGCGTCACCGTCGAGACCGAGGGCCTGGCGCGCGACGTGGTGAGCGTCAACGGCAACGAGGCGCTCCCGGTCGTCGGCGGGCTCGCCCTGGTGGCACTCGCCGGCATCGTCGCGGTGCTGGCGTCGCGCGGCCGGGTCCGTACGGCCGTCGGCGTCGTCGTGACGCTCGCCTCGCTGGCGGCCGCGGTCGCGGTAGCGCTCGGAGGCGACGCCGTCCACGACGCGCTCGTCACCTCGCTGGCCGAGTCGCCCGCGATGGCCGGAGACGCCGCGCTGCAGAGTCGCCTCGCCGACGAGGCGTCGACGACCGCCTGGCGGTGGGCATGTCTCGTGTCGTTGCTGGTCAGCGCGGCGGCGGGTGCGGCGGTCGTGCGCTGGGGCCGCGCGTGGCCGTCGATGGGGAGCCGCTACGAGTCTGTCGGCCAGCAGCGGGCCGAGACCGTCGACGACGACCCGTGGAAGGCACTCGACCGTGGCGAGGACCCGACAGTCTAG
- the hisI gene encoding phosphoribosyl-AMP cyclohydrolase, which translates to MTDSARLDPAIAARLKRDEHGLVPAVVQEVDTHQVLMVGWMDDEALRRTLTTGRSTFWSRSRHEYWVKGATSGHVQHVREVRLDCDGDTLLVTVSQTGPACHTGATTCFDDDVLLEAPA; encoded by the coding sequence GTGACTGACTCCGCTCGCCTCGACCCCGCGATCGCCGCACGGCTCAAGCGCGACGAGCACGGCCTCGTGCCTGCCGTCGTCCAGGAGGTCGACACGCACCAGGTGCTGATGGTGGGCTGGATGGACGACGAGGCCCTCCGCCGGACGCTGACGACGGGCCGTTCGACGTTCTGGAGCCGTAGCCGCCACGAGTACTGGGTGAAGGGCGCGACCTCCGGCCACGTCCAGCACGTCCGCGAGGTCCGCCTCGACTGCGATGGCGACACCCTTCTGGTCACGGTCTCGCAGACCGGTCCGGCGTGCCATACCGGTGCCACGACCTGCTTCGACGACGACGTGCTCCTGGAGGCGCCGGCGTGA
- a CDS encoding ABC transporter ATP-binding protein, producing MRSRQSSTSGEGRSTSGEGRSTSGEGRSTSGVRPARSVTRRGFGIIGVGVAEEKRRFTLAVIGSLVYGAMTVADAWVLGWATDHVVTPSFRDGEIVTGAAVIASLLFLSVALLRAWGVIMRRLIGGIVYYRLMASYRRRVTRRYLALPMSWHSRHPTGQLLSNANADVEATWGVMMPLPMAVGVIAMLVTAVVVMLTADVVLTLVGLVVFPALFAINVGYQRLLSPRVTRAQELRGHVSAVAHESFDGALVVKTLGREAEETARFAATAEELRDANVAAGRIRSIFDPVIEMLPNLGVLLVVVLGVERVLAGDIEAGAVVQVAYLFTVVGWPVRAFGWVLGELPRTVVGWERVQAVLRATGDMPYGQAALAGDGPLRVEVKDVSYGYEARRPVLDNLDLTLEPGTVTAIVGLTGSGKSTLASLLDRLVDPNDGRILLDGTDIASLSHEALAEAVALVPQHTFIFDDTVRDNITLGADVDDARVREVLALTQAAEFVDALPDSVDTRLGERGTTLSGGQRQRLALARALVRDPRLLLLDDATSALDPDVEQRILSALARSTASGSGPTVFVVAYRKATIALADEVLFLRGGRVVDRGTHAELVARSPEYADIVQAYDTTREAP from the coding sequence GTGAGGTCTCGACAGAGCTCGACCAGCGGAGAGGGCCGCTCGACCAGCGGAGAGGGCCGCTCGACCAGCGGAGAGGGCCGCTCGACCAGCGGTGTCCGTCCGGCGCGCAGCGTCACCCGCCGCGGCTTCGGCATCATCGGTGTCGGCGTCGCCGAGGAGAAGCGCCGCTTCACCCTCGCCGTCATCGGCTCCTTGGTCTACGGCGCGATGACCGTCGCCGACGCGTGGGTCCTCGGGTGGGCCACCGACCACGTCGTGACCCCGTCGTTCCGCGACGGCGAGATCGTCACCGGCGCGGCGGTGATCGCGTCGCTGCTGTTCCTCTCGGTCGCGCTGCTGCGGGCCTGGGGCGTGATCATGCGCCGGCTGATCGGCGGCATCGTCTACTACCGGCTCATGGCCTCGTACCGGCGCCGCGTCACGCGCCGCTACCTCGCGCTCCCGATGTCGTGGCACTCGCGCCACCCGACCGGCCAGCTCCTCTCCAACGCCAACGCCGACGTCGAGGCGACCTGGGGCGTGATGATGCCCCTGCCGATGGCGGTCGGCGTGATCGCGATGCTGGTCACCGCGGTCGTCGTGATGCTCACCGCCGACGTGGTCCTGACGTTGGTCGGGCTGGTGGTGTTCCCGGCGCTGTTCGCGATCAACGTCGGCTACCAGCGCCTGCTCTCGCCGCGCGTCACCCGAGCCCAGGAGCTGCGCGGGCACGTCAGCGCCGTCGCTCACGAGTCGTTCGACGGCGCGCTCGTCGTCAAGACCCTCGGCCGTGAGGCGGAGGAGACCGCACGCTTCGCCGCCACGGCCGAGGAGCTGCGCGACGCGAACGTGGCGGCCGGGCGGATCCGCTCGATCTTCGATCCCGTGATCGAGATGCTGCCCAACCTCGGGGTGCTCCTCGTCGTCGTCCTCGGGGTCGAGCGCGTCCTCGCCGGCGACATCGAGGCCGGTGCGGTCGTCCAGGTGGCCTACCTCTTCACGGTCGTCGGGTGGCCTGTCCGCGCGTTCGGCTGGGTGCTGGGCGAGCTGCCTCGTACGGTCGTCGGCTGGGAGCGAGTCCAGGCCGTGCTGCGCGCCACCGGTGACATGCCGTACGGCCAAGCCGCGCTGGCCGGAGACGGCCCGCTGCGGGTGGAGGTCAAGGACGTGTCGTACGGGTACGAGGCGCGCCGCCCCGTCCTCGACAACCTCGATCTCACCCTCGAGCCGGGCACCGTGACCGCGATCGTGGGGCTCACCGGCTCCGGCAAGAGCACGCTCGCCTCGCTCCTCGACCGGTTGGTCGACCCGAACGACGGCCGGATCCTCCTCGACGGCACCGACATCGCCTCCCTGTCGCACGAGGCACTCGCCGAGGCCGTCGCCCTCGTGCCGCAGCACACGTTCATCTTCGACGACACCGTCCGCGACAACATCACGCTCGGCGCCGACGTCGACGACGCACGTGTCCGTGAGGTGCTCGCCCTCACCCAGGCGGCCGAGTTCGTCGACGCGCTGCCCGACAGTGTCGACACCCGGCTGGGCGAGCGGGGCACGACGCTGTCCGGCGGCCAGCGGCAGCGCCTGGCGCTCGCGCGGGCGCTCGTCCGCGACCCTCGGCTGCTCCTCCTCGACGACGCGACGAGCGCGCTCGACCCCGACGTCGAGCAGCGCATCCTGTCTGCGCTGGCGCGCTCGACGGCGTCGGGCAGCGGGCCGACGGTCTTCGTCGTCGCGTACCGCAAGGCGACCATCGCGCTCGCCGACGAGGTCCTGTTCCTGCGGGGCGGCCGCGTCGTCGACCGCGGGACGCACGCCGAGCTCGTCGCGCGCTCGCCCGAGTACGCCGACATCGTCCAGGCGTACGACACGACCCGGGAGGCGCCGTGA
- the trpB gene encoding tryptophan synthase subunit beta, whose translation MTSTSASADPRPSSLPDEHGHFGRFGGRFMPEALIAPLDELERAWREALVDPTFTSELDRMLREYANIPSPLYEATRLSERAGARILLKREDLNHTGAHKVRNVLGQALLAKRMGKHRVIAETGAGQHGVATATACAYLDLECVVYMGEVDTQRQALNVARMQMLGATVIPVTTGSRTLKDAINEALRDWVSTVDDTHYLLGTAAGAHPFPEIVRDLTRGIGDEARAQSFERIGGLPDAAVACVGGGSNAIGLFAGFLNDEAVRLYGFEAGGDGFETGRHAATITAGDVGVLHGTRSYLLQDEDGQTIESHSISAGLDYPGVGPEHAYLAETGRATYEPVTDDEAMAAFDLLCKTEGIIPAIESAHAIAGALRIAPQLAEELGRPATILVNLSGRGDKDVHTAAEYFGLLDDGGKA comes from the coding sequence ATGACCAGCACCTCGGCCTCGGCCGACCCGCGTCCCTCGAGCCTCCCCGACGAGCACGGCCACTTCGGCCGGTTCGGCGGGCGCTTCATGCCCGAGGCGCTCATCGCGCCTCTCGACGAGCTCGAGCGCGCCTGGCGAGAGGCGCTCGTCGACCCGACGTTCACCTCCGAGCTCGACCGGATGCTGCGTGAGTACGCCAACATCCCGAGCCCGCTGTACGAGGCCACGCGGCTGTCGGAGCGGGCGGGGGCTCGGATCCTCCTCAAGCGCGAGGACCTCAACCACACCGGCGCCCACAAGGTCCGCAACGTGCTCGGCCAGGCGCTGCTCGCCAAGCGGATGGGCAAGCACCGCGTGATCGCCGAGACCGGTGCCGGCCAGCACGGGGTCGCGACCGCGACGGCCTGCGCCTACCTCGACCTCGAGTGCGTCGTCTACATGGGCGAGGTCGACACGCAGCGCCAGGCCCTCAACGTGGCCCGCATGCAGATGCTGGGCGCGACGGTGATCCCGGTGACCACCGGCAGCCGTACGCTCAAGGACGCGATCAACGAGGCCCTGCGTGACTGGGTCAGCACGGTCGACGACACCCACTACCTGCTCGGCACGGCCGCGGGCGCGCACCCGTTCCCCGAGATCGTGCGCGACCTGACCCGCGGCATCGGCGACGAGGCGCGCGCGCAGTCGTTCGAGCGGATCGGCGGCCTCCCCGACGCGGCGGTGGCCTGCGTCGGCGGCGGGTCCAACGCGATCGGGCTGTTCGCCGGCTTCCTGAACGACGAGGCGGTGCGCCTGTACGGCTTCGAGGCCGGTGGCGACGGGTTCGAGACCGGACGCCACGCGGCCACCATCACGGCCGGTGACGTCGGCGTCCTGCACGGCACCCGCTCCTACCTCCTTCAGGACGAGGACGGTCAGACCATCGAGTCGCACTCGATCTCGGCCGGGCTCGACTATCCCGGCGTCGGACCCGAGCACGCCTATCTCGCGGAGACCGGTCGCGCGACGTACGAGCCGGTGACCGACGACGAGGCGATGGCCGCGTTCGACCTGCTCTGCAAGACCGAGGGCATCATCCCGGCCATCGAGTCGGCGCACGCGATCGCGGGTGCGCTGCGGATCGCGCCGCAGCTCGCCGAGGAGCTGGGACGGCCGGCGACCATTCTGGTCAACCTCTCGGGGCGTGGCGACAAGGACGTGCACACCGCCGCGGAATACTTCGGCCTGCTCGACGACGGAGGCAAGGCATGA
- a CDS encoding DUF4190 domain-containing protein, translated as MSAPPPPGPYGYGTPPPPGGYGAPPPPPGWHPPRPTSQKAVWAFVCSLIGVVLCCFPVGIAGIVLGAQAKREIAESYGQLDGAGLAQAGFIVGIVVTTISALYLLFTLGTFFLPLALLSA; from the coding sequence GTGAGCGCTCCCCCGCCGCCCGGCCCGTACGGGTACGGCACGCCGCCCCCACCTGGCGGGTACGGCGCCCCGCCCCCACCCCCGGGATGGCATCCTCCTCGCCCCACCTCGCAGAAGGCCGTCTGGGCGTTCGTGTGCAGCCTGATCGGCGTCGTCCTGTGCTGCTTCCCCGTCGGGATCGCCGGCATCGTCCTCGGCGCGCAAGCCAAACGCGAGATCGCCGAGTCGTACGGGCAGCTGGACGGCGCAGGCCTGGCGCAGGCGGGCTTCATCGTGGGAATCGTCGTCACCACGATCTCCGCGCTCTACCTGCTCTTCACGCTCGGGACCTTCTTCCTGCCGCTGGCCCTGCTGAGCGCCTGA